The sequence TAGAGAGAAATAGCAGTACTTAGCCAGATCAGAGAAAtcttcagtgtactgaagtaatagttcttcagtgacatcatcactctctacggtgatgatgtcagaattctacagAATTTTGTAGATGTTcgacagtgatgatgtcatcactcgAAGCTGGGAGCCAATACAATTTTCAAGAGGATGCTAtcgagtcattttgccattcacatgtgcaattctgccaaaatataatttttttgccaGTCGTAATATGCGTACAAATTTTCATGggtttttgaacgtgtttagggCTTCAAAAATGCGATCATTTCCTCtataagtaaaataataataaaaacgaggtgcagtacaatagggtcctacgcactgttgtgctcgggccctaattatCATTAGAATTTCTAAACTATCCACCAATTGGCAGCTGGCTGCTGAATTTAATTGCGGGGTGGGGTGAGTGACTTTTAACTACATGCAAACCTACATATCTATTTCACATGCCATCGTGCCACTATTTGTGAGGTCCAAAACTTCTCAGCAGGACAACTCAAAGAGTAATTGCAAGAGCTTTTGTCAAACCCCACAACAAAGGGCACAGCTTAGTGGGTAAATGTTAGTATTAGGGGTGATTTAGGGTTTGTTTCTTTTCATCGCTATGTGTGAGGTTCCACCACTTTAAAGTCCTTTTGCTGCCCCTGGGGTCCTCGTAGACACCATGCAGATGTTTCCGTTAAGTCGACACATAGTGTCAACAATTTGGTCAGAAGCCAAAACTATAAACCTGAGACGGATACCGGCATCAAAGAAGAGAAACGTATACGAATCTTCCAAGGTAATTAACATCTGCAGCAAGGAGGTGGTGAACGTCGCTCCTGGTGAAATTCACCACCTAAAGTCTCCATGTTTCCTCTCCTAAGAGATTAAAATCACacacagctcacacacacacacatccattacTACTTGTCTGAATATGAACAGTCCCGTTTCTTTAAAGGCCCCGGGACAACACGTGGAGAGTTTCAAATTAGAAGCCCAATTCTTCTCCAGCTTGGGAATCTCGAACAGGTTCTCTCATAATACAAAAGTTTAGGTCAAATTGAAGGACGTAACTTCAGAGAGACAACATCAGCCTTATCACAACACTGGACCATCTGCAGCTCACTCAGCAGCTCAGTCCTCCAGATGCTCTTACCCTGTTATTTTTTCTCTTCTGAAGAGTGTGTGTGATGCACACGCTAATGGGAGAGGGCCACTGACCTCTGTCACCTGGAGGGTGAACAGTTAACAGGGTATGTTGTCTGTCTGGTGGTGTGGATGGATGATTGCATGGCTGGCTGCTTGGCAGACTGTCTAATCACCTCTGACTCGTACTCTGTCGTCTGTCTCTCTCTAGCGTCTGCTTTTCGTCTCGTGGTACATTTATCACGAAGGGAAAATCCTAATTtgggaacattttaaaagaggTAATTATGTGCATCCTCACCCATAGCAAAACAGTTATTTGAAACATTGTCATGCAATTGATAAAACCCAACATTTCTACATGTGCAAGCATCTGCAACAATGAGGGAAAAACTCTCTTTAAACAGGAAGaaacctccagcagaaccagactcagaggtggcagccatctgctgaaCTGGTTGGGGTTGGTGGAAAGAAATTAGAGAACAGAACAAGATAGAGAGAAAAAACTTTAGAGTATTATAAGCTGGTTGAACTGCTAACCACAGATAAGGAGCAGTCAGATACCAGCTATGTCCAACACCTAGGgagaaaaggaaaaatagaTAAGAGAAAGCAAAGACTGCAGAATGAAACACATGTAACAGCATCAGAAAAGTTTCCTGAGCAGCCAGGATCTCCTCTGGCAAAGCCAGAACAGACCCAGGTCTGGACATATTCAGAGAGAGTAGTGTCTAATTATCGGTTTGAAtgcttcattttttaaattttggtcTGCCAAGTAATGAAATTAAGTGAAGATACAGAATTAGAAGACCTGTAAAGTGGGAAAGGGTCACTATGGAGGATCCTCTGCAGCCAAAGACTACACAAGCCccatgttgcaaaaaaaaagtaaaaggggAAATTAAGCTGAAGTCAATCATGTGACGATCAAACACCACAACGCACCAGCCTTGGTTTAGCCTGGTACCCTGACCCTTACCTCAAACCCAGTAAAGCCAGGGGGAGACAgaatataataataactgtACTAAGAAAGCTAGGCCTGTGCGATAAAACAATAACGATATATATCACGATAGAGATGTAATCAATATCAATAGAAAAGATATGCGATAGAATGTTTGATAATTTCACtgaactttattaaaaaaaacccagaaacaacacCTGACCCAAAACTGCAAGGCATTCTGGGGGAGGTAGGCAGATGAACGGCTTGAGCTTCTCCAAAGTAGCTGTTTACATTAGTAGTTTCATGTTTTACAGATGACCCGTGCAAACGCTGCGGCCAGTGCGCTGCGGCCAGTGCGCTGCGGCCAGCGCTCTCCCCTTCTGCTACCGCtgctcacgcacacacagctctgcCCGTCACAACCTATCTGAAGCTGCTGTGTAGCGacacatcatggaccgctaacGACCTCATGAAAGGAAAAGGCCAAGTAAAGTACACGCTTACTGTCATCAAAATACAAAGGGCCATCGATTTACCAACACTTGCATGGAAGGCTAAAAGCTAACACGTCGTGTGAAATACACGTTAAACTATAGTATAAAACTAACTATTCATCCgccccaacttgtgaaacacaatatttttgtattatatgTCACGTGATCACAAGACAAATCTGGTCCCATaagaaaataatgtaactattgtgattattacaccaacaAATTCTGTTAGCTCTGCTCTCAGTAGATTAATGCTTAAACCAACATTCTGATCTgatttaattataggaaatcagagagatatttatcaaccatagctttatgtaactcattatcagatataaaataaacaagattcagcagcagtggttaatattaaacagtaaatacactattggagttatttttccttttcatgtgcttttttcagaaaataatatcattatacatgaggaaataaatgccaaaattgctccaataatattttcttaatcCATAAATCCGCTGTCCTTTTTATGTCAGAGATGTTCGTTCTACCTGAGATGTGCacagatttattatttacaaaatgtgttatGTTTCtttgattaagcatttatttaatgtctatattttttccatagttttgttgaccttttttaaatgttaaagattgcttttgaaataaaagtatttaagtTTGGCCTTTTTTCTGGTCCTTAatttgaaaaggttaaaaaagaatttaaaaaacaaatcaataattattgatattgattGATATTAAACActtatatcgtgatatattttTCAGGCATATTGCCCACCcctactttgaacccttttgacccctttttctgtccatttttggccactctaattttcaaattttaaccatgatttttaaaatcccatttcacctccttttacACGATTTTttcggtcacttttaaccccttttatttctgattaaaatttacatttttacgatgactatatatatatatatggcccaaataacagtggatattattcagatgaataaataaatgtggttatcacataTTCATAgcacaatgaaccatcattttgctgactttatggatgggcctcaaaaagctctcccctttatagaCCTGTCTCCACATCACTGTTCTCCAATGCTGATagtcttatttatttcaggatgATTTGAACCCAGAAagcctgaaaacacaaaatatagcCACACAAttctcattttttgtaaataaattgttTCACTTTctactaaatttaaaaaatctaccAACATTTCCGTAAAGTttaacatgtgtttttgtttttttttttttctttcttttttgtttttaaagaaagattGTCTTGGAATATAgagcattattttttattgtatttcctAAATATCctacatttctttatttgtgtACGCAAACAGTCCATCTCATAGAAGTGCAATACAAATGTAAGGATATTTTTCCTTCTCTTTGGCACATAGGACACAGTGGTCTTATTGTTGTGTGAAGGCAAACACAGAGGAAAGCACCTCCCTGTGTTTGCTGTTGAGCAACTGCAGGGAAAGCTCaggtttgtttgacctcagtgtccCAACCAGGGCCATCCTCCTGTTCTGCCGCTCATCAGCCAGaggaaaagatgtaaaaaagtTGTTTGTGGGTACATGGCAGAGATGTTcacaagagtttttttttttttttttttttttccaagtcaaGTCTGAAGTCTTTGGTCACGAGTCCAAGTCAAGTCTCAAGTCTTTGTCGGGTGAGACTTGGTCAAGTCGCAAGTCTTTGGTCACAAGTGTCAAGtgtctaaaaaataaaagttttgtgtCTCTTCTGGTTGTAATGAGCCGTCTGTCATCTGCTGCTATCTGGTCTCCTAACAAAACTGCACAGCTATATCTAAGaaattcaaaacatttattgtattattatcacTCCTTTATCTACTAGCATACAGTATGAGCACTGATTAGTTGTTTGTTATATGATCACTTTAAACAGGCTATTGCAATACCAATCTTTGATCTGCTGCAGACTTTGAAGTCAGCACTCCTTTTGTTGGGACCGTTCAATTGTTGTAACCAAATGTGATGACAAATGGCACAGCTGCAGGTGTTGTCAGCCAAGGTACTAGTCCGTGAGCCACAAGGCGTGCACCCAATGCGTATtatggttaccatggttaccatGAAAAAATTACGCCAAACATAATGATTGTTTGCCAAGTGTCTTTATAACGTCATGGCTTCCCACTCTtgaaaaaggaaggacttaacCAGACTCAGGTTTTCACttgttcttacttttattctttccaATAACAAGAAAAGTGAAAAACCTTTAAACGCAAAACATAATGCAAATAAGTTAAACATTTTCCATTAAACATGTTaagtacaaaaaacacaatttcaggtAAGCACATTCAATAATcttaaagtatattttaaactatttcttAATAAATCAATGCAGATAAGTAATCTGTAAAATTAAGCATTAACCAAACAGAAATCTAGGTCTACTTTTATAACCTGAAACCAATTTTCTTGTTTATATAAATTATAGATcttacaatttcaattttaattaacaatttctcaacagaaacatttttatattatattatttccatacataatacctaaagcaggtatttgggattaacgtgtctaaagttaagcccagtatgagttttatcccacatcccaaggcgtgccagtgcatcgtattccagtatatgtgcaaaaaaacgctaccgcaaacccaggaaccgggcccgcagatgcagccaggccagcagaaagagtgggggccagggagccccaggccacccccccacggacgcgcagccccccagacgcccccaagatcccaggctgagagcgcagccaccgccccccacacacacatccgaggaagccccaagcagccgagcacccagcgcatcccgccaccgaccccaaccccaaggccccccgccagcatcccgcccctccccccacccacccacctaCACCCAAGCAGCCAACCcccaaggggagggcccagagagccccctgcccgagaccccagcagcggagccaaggcccacgcccagcagacggccagagccgcaccgaacgggcagccagcgggcactcgccggcgggcccagagccagcagggatcagaccccaggccagaaggacccggaacgaaAGCAGCACCAAGTGCAGCCCCCCCAgccgccgagggcaccaaggggatgctgcaagttgccccgccggcccccaggcacaccgaccaggcaccccagagcgcgccagatcgcctttccttgatgccgcccgcgcgatgAGCCTTAGAAAGCCCCCCTACCCCCCCACCAAAGAGCCCAGCTACACCGCAGTGTCTGGCTTGcagggcgccgcccaagccgcacccacaggcatggtagggcacggcccgcaccacccgccccagaagacccacCGCCATgaccggcccagccagccggCCAGGCCCGCCGGAAGGGCACCACagcaggacagggaacccccaagggcgagcccccgggccaaacCCCCGTGGGgcgcacccccccaccccagcccatgaacaggccacaacccagcaagaccgcatAGCCCCAGGCGGTGCAAGAACAGCAGtccaggccccgccccccaccggacagcgcaagccacggggcaatgcccccgCCCCCGGTGAAAGGGCGACCAGCGGCCGCCACCGCGGGagcgaggcaccccaacggcacacaaccgatgcggagcagtAGCTCCCCGCTATAGgtgcagaacccacccacctgccagcccgcagatagcaggacagacctaccaagcggctGATaccaacctcaaccaccggaacagctagagccgccccttagcaaagagcaccatcccGGAGTGCCAAGCAACCCCGGTGCAGAGGCCAGCAacccccagcgcgcccacccgCCATCTCGGCGCGGCAGGCCACCCCAgacccacacgccgcgaggcgcgcccccaaggcaaccaggagacaagacaagcaccaagccccacccgtagggaaggggcacccccaccaggccggcactgcctggagagaccccgcaaagagagcccccagagacccaccgccccgccacgcccgaccgcacccttCCGATCCCAACACGGCGGCCCAGCCGTCAAAAGAGGGGCCCGGCCCCtacccgacaggcccaaatgtgtgaagttacccaccaccctgttatggtgcctctccattccccaatggagaggcacttccctatcccttgagtgaatgtatgtgtttagtgaatgtatgaagtgctattaaaaagggtggatggagcGGAGCGGTGCTtcccatccagcctatgtgtatatatgcgtatgtggtgcaatagttCCGGAGGGTGGAAATGGttgtcccaccctccggggggtggtgtgttgagatgtaattaaaattggagggattagtagggcagccagcggtgggagtgccgcccctgtgccactacttagtagcacaggcggcggccctctctacccccagccccaccatccagccccccaagggttgggtatgtgagtgtggtgcaacaagtgggtgagccaggccagctgggagtgagtgatgtgaagtgcccatctaggaggcctgtctggtaggagcccggcccaTCCGCaaggcgggccaccggagagggtagatggcgcagacgggcgcgcggcactgcgggccccagggACACGCCAAGCAGCACAACCAGTAaccccccgcggcacccccctCGAACCATGCCAGCCGTACGGAGCACGGCGGGACCCCCCCCCAGGCGgaaccaggcaccagccacatcacCCAGCAGCCCAGGAGGTGATCCCCGCCAccagccggcccagagcggcccgccccgccaaagcaggcggcGGCCGAGCACAAGAGAGGCCAGcccccacaccagggccagcgcAAGCCTgcacgacaccacgacatagcaccctccagaggtgggcggccccggcccccccgacgagagaggacgccacaaACCACCCAGGCAGGgacaccccgccagccacggaccgacaGGCAGGCAAACCCatgcacccccagccaggcaccgcaaccccacaccaACGTCACCAGCAGAGCACCCCCCTCCCACGGAggccacccccaatcacccacgcgccgacatgagacacccctgatgccagcacagcccggaggacagcgggccccagccaccagccccaccccgcccaaggcggCGCGGCACCCCGCTGAACCGCGGCCAGTCCGCGGGCAGACGGCGGGGGGGCGAGCCCCGAGATGCCGAacccaaagacccacccccgggacacccccGCCCAGACATGGCACCCACAGGGCCCGGcgcccccagccagcagaccaaccactccCGACGTGGAtccgccaggacaggagccaccggccgcgcccccacacacacccacccagcacgacccaggggaggccccagcgCGGTGAGGGCCCCACACCTCACCCTTCCCTCCCATGAAGCTACACAAGCCGGCCCctgcggtcccccaagtgagcccaCCGCGCCAGCGGCACCCTCAgcgccccagggaaccaggcaAAGGCACCCAGACCAgccggcggagcaacccaccgcaacatttatttattaaaaagaaaattgttatattttaaatactaacttattttagcatttaaataCACTAGTACAGTGGAAATATGTATTCagatagtgggagcttaagtagagttgtcagttatggccaaatgagaatatatttgaaggttagatgtacaaagaggtgtacatgccctctactctgtagtgttatgaaggggTACATTTGTGGGTGCaatgtaaaatagcatgtgcaatatccctggtttaattctatggggcATGCATATGATGAATTGATAAAGTTTGCAACAATGCGGCGGTTTAGATAGAATTTGATAAAAGACGTGTGTGCGATATCATGGTTAGTGCGGTTTATTGTAGGCGTTTAGGTGCTGTTAAAACCTTTCCTCTTTGTGATTGTGGTACCACTTAGAAAGAACAGGTAGCACTCTCACAAACATCAGTCGCGCATGCATGCACCCAGGTGtttgcatgcgtgtgtgtgtctcgcTACCTGTCCATCTCTCCTCCGTGGGCACActctcacgcacacacatgcactcacTCGGTGAatcacatcaggttgaaatgcgtgtgtctcacgcccaatgcgtgagacttgagagctttgctagtgtATCAGTGTGAGCGCGGCTGCTCAgatgcccctcccccctctgcGGTCTAACACTCCATCCGCTGAAACCCACATTGGTTCCGcgatgatttaaaaataaaattaaaataaacgttttgcaacaccaaataagtccaaaataatggatgcacacacccagggtatgtggaagctgttaaaaaagtttcaggttggCACCGcgtttgctccacaaacacacacacgctgaatttccttgatttattagagaTAAACAAACAAGGCTaagcaaattaaattaaaaaaaatgtcctctTTTAATATAAACAACTTAAATAATTCAGCAAATTATTTGTGCAAAATTATTTATACAATGATGACTTCACAGAGCAGTGTGCGGGAACATGAAGCAGTATAAAGCACGCCGGCATGTGCTTGGAGTGGCACACGCACCCAGCATTTTGTGCTTggagtggcaaaaaaataaaaacaccaaaaatgtccCTTTTGGTACCAAAGAATGCATGAGGGTTAAATCTTTTCCAAATTGTTATCTGTTTATCTGGCTCAGACCATTTTGTTTCTCCTTTTCCTTGCTGTTCTACGGTTGGGTTTTTTCTGATTCTCCTGCAGACTCTCTAGGACCTCCTGGGGTTGATTGAGAGCGGCCTTCAGAGTTGAGGTCCTTTCTGCCTTCTCCTCAGCACAAGATGACCCGCAGTCCTGCTGCTGGATTGTCTCCGGTTCTCCATCATCCAGCATGTTCTCCAAGTCCTCCTGTGTTTGATGGAGGCCGGCAATCATGATTGAGGTCTGCAGTTGAGGCCATTCTTCTTCAGCCTGGTTTTCATCGTGGTAACGAACAAGCTTGGGTTCCTGCACTTGTTTTAGAAGTTCTTCCTTCTTCGCCTCCTGTTGTCTTATCTGAGCCTGATGATTGTTACGCTCTTCTGCAGATTGAGCTTTATGAACTTCATTGACTCTCTTTGTTGTCCCCACTGTGTTCCTCAGGATGGAGATAATTTGTTCGTGTTGAACCATTCTGCTTTCCAGTATGTCTGTATTGAGAAGGGTCTCCAAGTAGGAAATACTTTTTTGGCACTGAACCACGATACCCGCCCTTATTTCCAACTCTTGATCTCTGATGAGGATGTCATTCATAAATCTAGCGCTTTGTGCAGAGAATCCCATCAGCTGGTTGTGGTTCCAGGTCGTGAGCAGCTCTATGTGTTCCTTCATCTCTTTCTTTTCTGCCTCCCACTGCTTCTTTTCAGCCTGGAAGTCCTGAGAAAGGGAAAGATTCAGGTTAGCATTGTCCTCTGTCTGACTTTAAAGTATGGTATCGCTTCTTATTATTTACCTGATCACATTtaacgttttgtttttttaaatctctcacTGGCTTTTGTAGACCACATCTGAGTTGGGTGAGTTCCTCCTTCTGTTGTTTAATGATGGAGGAGGATATCTTTTCCATTTTCACCAAATCTTTACACTTTAGCTCACTTTGCTTTAAATCGTGTTCCAATT is a genomic window of Gouania willdenowi chromosome 16, fGouWil2.1, whole genome shotgun sequence containing:
- the LOC114478448 gene encoding uncharacterized protein LOC114478448; this encodes MAQRQQREWKGRQSSPFEFQGGEIAHLKQKVQQLEHDLKQSELKCKDLVKMEKISSSIIKQQKEELTQLRCGLQKPVRDLKKQNVKCDQDFQAEKKQWEAEKKEMKEHIELLTTWNHNQLMGFSAQSARFMNDILIRDQELEIRAGIVVQCQKSISYLETLLNTDILESRMVQHEQIISILRNTVGTTKRVNEVHKAQSAEERNNHQAQIRQQEAKKEELLKQVQEPKLVRYHDENQAEEEWPQLQTSIMIAGLHQTQEDLENMLDDGEPETIQQQDCGSSCAEEKAERTSTLKAALNQPQEVLESLQENQKKPNRRTARKRRNKMV